In the Candidatus Electrothrix rattekaaiensis genome, one interval contains:
- the hrpB gene encoding ATP-dependent helicase HrpB, which produces MYLPDHLPVYKVLPQLEQALAGKGRAVLTAPPGSGKTTLVPLSLQDASWLQGKKILLLEPRRIAARLAAEYMSKLCQEKVGNTVGYQIRFDRRISARTKIEVVTEGILCRRLQQDPELNDIGLVIFDEFHERSLNSDLAFTLCLDVLSGLREDLRLLVMSATMDAEVVSTLLDDAPIISGQGRMFPVHKEYLPPLSQFASSRPDQLVRSTSRAIRQVLAQEQGDLLVFLPGMGEIRRVQEQLADVEQIIVRPLHGSLKPAEQELAIQPDAAGRQRVILATTIAETSVTIEGITAVLDCGWKRVPRFDNNSGLSRLDTVRISKASAEQRAGRAGRLGPGTCYQLWDKGVDAGLQAFDQPEISQADLAPLVLELANWGVIDPDQLSWLTPPPAASFAQGKELLQRLGALDAQGRITETGRAMADFPLHPRLARMLLLADNENRHTALELAALLSEPDILSGNDSADLEDRLSCLHRFRTQGRAAVRALGGHMGTCARVEQSTRQLASLLKGKSVQKAQQLSVGGLLALAWPDRVALCRSHGSYKLVSGRGGLLQPHDPLAASQWLVVPSLDAGRQNGRIFLAAQLDQAEMEILFQDELAEQDEVLWDSKAERVVSRRVVRLGQFGQLLVSERPLANPDPTAIQEALLSGIRELGIETLPWSAKARQLQTRLLCLRAWQPAAGWPDLSDATLLAELEDWLLPYLSGIRTIKGCAALNLEQILRSRLDFQQQQRVEKDAPPHIQVPSGSRIRLEYRPGEAPVLAVCLQEVFGLAETPAVCQGRVQVVLHLLSPARRPVQITQDLRGFWQSSYFAVRKEMKGRYPKHHWPEEPWLAEATARIKRKK; this is translated from the coding sequence TTGTACCTCCCTGATCATCTTCCCGTTTACAAGGTTCTCCCCCAACTTGAGCAGGCCTTAGCCGGGAAGGGCCGCGCTGTCCTGACAGCTCCGCCCGGTTCCGGCAAAACTACCTTGGTTCCCCTTTCCTTGCAGGATGCCTCTTGGCTGCAAGGAAAGAAGATCCTTCTGCTTGAGCCCCGCAGAATCGCGGCCCGACTGGCAGCAGAATACATGAGCAAGCTCTGCCAAGAAAAAGTGGGCAACACTGTGGGCTACCAGATTCGCTTTGATCGCCGGATCTCGGCCCGAACCAAGATTGAGGTAGTCACTGAGGGCATTCTTTGTCGCCGTCTCCAGCAGGATCCAGAGCTGAACGATATCGGGCTGGTCATTTTTGATGAGTTTCATGAGCGCAGCTTGAACTCGGATCTGGCTTTTACCCTCTGCCTGGATGTGCTTTCCGGCCTGCGGGAAGATCTCCGCCTTTTGGTTATGTCCGCTACTATGGATGCAGAAGTGGTGAGCACCCTGCTGGATGATGCTCCGATCATTAGCGGGCAAGGGCGGATGTTTCCGGTACATAAGGAGTATCTTCCGCCCTTGTCGCAATTTGCTTCCAGCCGACCTGATCAGCTGGTGCGAAGTACAAGTCGGGCAATCCGTCAGGTTCTTGCTCAGGAACAGGGTGACCTGCTCGTCTTTTTGCCCGGTATGGGGGAAATCAGACGGGTGCAGGAGCAGCTTGCTGATGTGGAACAGATTATCGTCCGTCCCCTGCACGGCAGCCTGAAACCGGCAGAGCAGGAACTGGCTATTCAGCCTGATGCGGCGGGCAGGCAGCGGGTTATCTTGGCCACCACCATTGCCGAGACCAGTGTCACTATTGAGGGAATCACTGCGGTGCTTGATTGCGGCTGGAAGCGGGTGCCTCGTTTTGACAATAATTCCGGGCTGTCACGTTTAGATACCGTGCGGATTTCCAAGGCCTCAGCAGAACAGCGGGCAGGCAGGGCAGGGCGGCTTGGCCCGGGAACCTGTTATCAGCTCTGGGATAAGGGGGTTGATGCAGGGCTCCAGGCCTTTGATCAGCCGGAAATCTCCCAAGCTGATCTGGCCCCGTTGGTTTTGGAATTGGCCAACTGGGGGGTGATTGATCCAGACCAGCTTTCTTGGCTGACCCCGCCGCCAGCTGCCTCCTTTGCTCAGGGCAAGGAATTGCTCCAGCGATTGGGTGCCTTGGATGCGCAGGGGCGTATCACCGAGACAGGGCGAGCAATGGCGGATTTTCCGCTGCATCCCCGCTTGGCCAGAATGCTTTTGCTAGCAGATAACGAAAATCGGCACACTGCCCTTGAGCTGGCAGCCTTGCTTTCCGAGCCGGATATTTTATCGGGAAATGACAGTGCTGATCTGGAGGATCGGCTCTCTTGCCTGCATCGTTTTCGCACCCAAGGCAGGGCAGCGGTTCGCGCCTTGGGTGGGCACATGGGAACCTGTGCGCGGGTGGAACAGAGCACCCGGCAGCTGGCCTCTCTGCTTAAAGGGAAATCAGTGCAAAAAGCACAGCAACTCTCTGTCGGTGGCCTGCTGGCTCTGGCTTGGCCGGACCGGGTAGCCCTTTGCCGAAGCCACGGAAGCTATAAGCTGGTTTCCGGGCGCGGTGGCCTTCTCCAACCCCATGATCCTTTGGCTGCTTCGCAATGGTTGGTGGTTCCTTCCCTTGATGCAGGTCGGCAGAATGGTCGGATCTTTCTTGCTGCTCAGCTTGATCAGGCTGAGATGGAAATCCTGTTTCAGGACGAACTGGCAGAACAGGACGAGGTGCTCTGGGACAGCAAGGCAGAAAGGGTGGTTAGTCGTCGTGTTGTTCGTCTTGGCCAATTTGGGCAATTACTGGTCAGTGAGCGACCGCTTGCCAATCCTGATCCCACTGCGATCCAGGAGGCTCTGCTCTCGGGAATTCGGGAGCTAGGTATTGAAACTCTGCCCTGGTCTGCAAAGGCCCGACAGTTGCAGACCCGCTTGCTCTGTCTGCGAGCTTGGCAGCCGGCGGCTGGTTGGCCAGATCTTTCCGATGCAACCCTGTTGGCTGAGCTGGAGGATTGGTTGCTCCCGTACCTGAGCGGTATCCGCACGATCAAGGGATGTGCCGCATTGAACCTGGAACAGATCCTCCGCTCTCGCTTAGATTTTCAGCAACAGCAACGCGTTGAAAAGGACGCGCCTCCCCATATTCAGGTACCCAGCGGTTCCCGGATTCGTTTGGAGTACCGTCCCGGAGAAGCACCGGTTCTGGCTGTTTGCCTTCAGGAGGTCTTTGGCCTAGCTGAAACACCTGCGGTCTGCCAAGGTCGGGTTCAGGTGGTGCTCCACCTTCTCTCTCCGGCCCGGAGACCGGTACAAATCACCCAGGATTTACGTGGTTTCTGGCAGAGCAGTTATTTTGCCGTGCGCAAAGAAATGAAGGGCCGTTACCCCAAGCATCATTGGCCCGAGGAGCCTTGGTTGGCTGAGGCCACGGCCCGAATAAAGCGCAAGAAATGA